One Nicotiana tomentosiformis chromosome 1, ASM39032v3, whole genome shotgun sequence genomic window, CGAGAAAGCATCACGTAATTAGTCCACACGCACAACACTTCGCAGAACTAATAACGAAAGTAAGGCGCATTTACACACAAGAACAGGCATCTTTCCTGAAAATTCTGGATGTGACAAAGACAAAAGGAAACCAACACAGAACAGCAAAATTTTACGATATGAAAAAGACAAAAAGGTAACCAACACAGAACTTCATGTTTCACTAAGATCAGGTATTTACGTCAATCAAAAATGTCGTACAGAGGTTCAATACAGAAAGTGCAAAGAACAACTTACTTATAAGGGCACCCATTGGGCTGTTCATAACCTCGTTAGGAAGATTCAAAATATCATCTGGAATGGTTGCACCGACCAAAAATTGAGCAACCTCATTGCTGAAATTGTTGCAGTTATGGGTTAGCAAACTATATGTCTCTGCAGTATACCGAGGGCTTATCTCTTGTAAATACATTTCAAAGACATCCTTGGGTACGTGTGTGATGCCAAGGTCTACAACTCGAATAGGAGTCCCATATGGAGTCGTCCCAGCTGGAGCATGTTGTATACCACCTCCAAAATAATATTCATGACCATAAACCACCACTCCTGTGTGCCTACATGATAGATACACAAAGATCTGAATTAAAGGAGATAGAAAGACAATTCACACTACTGCTATGACAGGCACAAACGAACTACTCATTAGGTGAGAACTACAGGAGAGGTAAGACCTCCATGAAATTGGACAGAAAAACACAAGAAAATTTATCATCCCTGCACCAATATGTTTAGTCGCAACTTAATATAAGATCAGGCTATGGAAGACAGTTCTGCTGGCTTTGATGCACCAAAGCAGGAAAGCTTTACCTCATACATAAACGTTACTCTTAAAGACTAGTGGATTTAGAAAACTATAAGAAAACATGCAAATGCCACCTAGCTTAAATGTTCTCAAGTTATGCTCTTAAAGAGTCGACAAGGCATAAGCTAAGTGGCAAGCACATAAGCGTCGGTCTCCTCTATGTAATAGGATTTTACTTAATCTTATTAATCAGAGAGCAGAATTTGGTTTCAATATATCCCAATTACCCCCATCCCCTGCATCATCACTCAAAAGAAAATTTGGTTTCAATATATCCCAATTAACCCCATCCAATCATCACTCAAAAGAAAAGAATGCCCTTCAGATAGTATGCAACTTACCATATTCCTTCAATAGCTTTCCCCAAAAATGTAGTAGACAACTGGCGAGCTAAACCTTGGCTCAAGTCATAGACGTTCAAGGAAACCTTGTGACCCTCCTGCAACAATCAAAGTTATGTTTTGTAAGTAAATGTCTCTATGCACAAAGTCTAGTGAAGGAACTAATATTAGATTGATTATAACTGGCATATGAAAAAAGGTTAATAATACCTCAGCCATCTCAAACAGTTCAATAAAAAGGCTTTCTTAGGTAGACCGCAACGTAAAACTCAGTGAGCTGAAAAGATGACCTGGAATATTCACAACCGAGGAGAACATTAGAGAAAACAAAGGTCTAAAAAGGGAAATAGTGATGAACCGGTTAAAGCAAATATTCAGAAGCGGCTTATCTTGGAAAACAAAAGCTTAGCCTATTATCAATTTCAATACATAACTGCCTTTTTGTAAAATAAGTTCTAGCACTTAGAAGTGAATTAATAGCACTTGATGCTTATCAGCTACTTCCAATTAGTTAAGCCAAACATTTATgtccaaaagaaaaaataaatgaagaaTACATGTCTTAATACACACACAAAAAGAGTTAGACGTTGTCTccggttttattttatttttttgggtcAGGGTAATAGCATCCAGTTAAAAAGCACCACGAACTAACCGATACAATTTATCCGGATTGTCAAATCAATGttgcaacaaagctttttgaGGAAATGCTTGCTTTTAACATGCCAGAAGCAGAAGAATATTCGACGGGAAAAAAGTAGACAAAAGAATAATTAGGCGATTTTAATTTGAAATCGCAATTAGAAAAAAGAGAACCCTAATCTGGTACCAATTTCCACAATTAAGCTCTACTTTGGGGGAAGAGAGGGAAAATCTTTTACACAATAACCTTCAGATACACCCATACAAATATCAATATCAAGGAACCGTAGATAAAACCAAACAAAACCCTAAAAATATCAGAATTTAGATTAATTACCTGAGGAGAGGGAAATCTAAGGAACCGGCAGAGAGAGAGTGGGGGGAAAGTTATGCTCCCTTTAGCGTCCGAAAATAGAAAagagacttttttttttttttgtgtgtagtAACAGACCAAATTCCAGAGACATTGGGACTTTTTATATTAAAGTATATCAAAGGCTCTGAGTCCATCCATGCCTTCTAGAAACTACTACCCACTATTATTATGACACGTGTCTCGCAAGTCGGCTAACGCGCTTGGCCAGCAAAAGATCAACCGTAAGCGTCCCCGATTCTCATACATATGCTGTCTCTTAATTTTGTCACCAAAATCCATTTAAACACCTTTACCTTAAAGGTGTGAAGTGGTGGGTTTGGGATCGGGATCCGTCCGAGATCGCGGGCCAAATGAGCCAGGATTGATAGAACTGGTATTAGTGAGTCTGGGCCGATATTGTGGGCTAGTCTTATGCTTTGTGACTGTCAGGGATCAGGACTGTTTGGACCGCCAGGGATCGGATCGGTCCCTTGACGGGCCAAATGGTCCCAacagtaattttttttttaaatgaaaatttttaaaaacagtcgttgggctgtcaaaaatattcgttggctatttataaaatagtcatttaaccccacccccaccccccaactttgttttaacccaaaaaaaatatataattacactttttccctattttcaactataaatacccctcattcttttatttttcttacaaaatcaatatcaatctatcatAATCTCCCTGTAATTTTCTTATAtacttgctactattgcttattttattgttacaatttgtgaaaaaattgtgaagttggtgaattgaagtcttcgagtcttcaacgataatcaattttcaacaagttgttcgtcaattcggtaaactcgttccaactcttaagttttaatattatagtttgtttgttttatttatttgctattacttaattaattaagatggcttccttaaaataaaattggtaaaaataagggaaaatccaagagtggcgaATATAGCGGTCATGATGTTCCTCCTCCCCTAcccccggctccccgaaccaaaccctatatccgtcctacacctattattcttgatagcgataatagtttattacaatttatcgtgagtcaattttgccataatattgcacccggtaaataattagaccatgaattaatgaatgctctttattctaataattataataccattgatgaaaataatgatgaagaaattaatcttgatgaaactcaaccggatgatgatacacccactagtcttgctcctgatgttaacccaactagtgataaacctgctaatccaaatgatgtcCCATCTGATACTCATGTTACTGCccttactttttctagacaacctaccAAACGGACGGAAACATCTCATGTTTGGCCTTTCTTTACTCAACTAGttccagaaaataaggctaagtgtaaaacttgtggtaaTGGGttatcttttaaatattttggatcggggGAGGGgggaactttggctagacacataaaaAAAACACCCTCAAGATAGAATCATATATGAacgtctgaaagctttggccgagagAAAAAGTGTACCTAGTCCTATTCAGGCTGACCCTAGTACtagttcaaatcaatttcaattgggAATTAACATTGTTAccagtggtattttatattatgatccaaaaaaagatcgggaagaattggcaaaaatggtaattgttatgtgcttaccctatagttttccttcttatcctaactttgtgcattatattagaatttttttaatcctacttataaaggttttcctcgaacaaccgtaaagagcgatgtttataaatataagcatgaatatgaacaatatttgcgctatttatttactcatataaattgtcatgTTGTTATTGCAACTGATATGGGTAGAAGTGgcaatgactgtgattaccttattgttaccagtcattggattgatgaggattggataatgcaaaagcgcataattacttatagaataattaattcaagtcacacatggcagtttattgctagcacagttacggatatttgtagatatttttgcattagtgatgaaataatgtcagtttcaatggataatgctactagtaacacaaatggtatagccttgcttaccacaaCGCTAAAttctgcatttagtaacatttttcatgttagatgtatttgtcatatttaccatttaattatgggtgatggtatgagaattttaaatattaaaattgaaaaggttaaaatggctcttaactggcttttttattcaaatcgtaaaagtagacttagagaatattttaaaagatgcgatgaatttggcctaagagaaagaaaggtttctaaaccttgtccaactagatggaattgcatgtatgaaagtttggttgttgcatatgaatataaaaCCCTCATAATCTCAacgtttaatgcacatgtaagtgatgatgagcaccttacgaaTGGGGATtgagctaatgttaaaatgcttgaaaaaaaaatcatattgctacaaatgaattttctgggcaatattatcctacaatttctaattgtttagtttatattgcagaacttgcaaatttgtttgctaaTTTTTTAAAGTATGGGGAAATTTTttaacttgctattgattctatgagaaaaaagtttaaaaaatattttttccctattccccttATTTATGGTATTgttgctttgttaaatccttgtatgaaattagaaagtcctcaattttggtacgaaactgtttataatggtttagcacttgaaaaTGATGAGTTGTCTCAACTTTCAGAAGCAATAgtctcaattagaataaatgcttaaactatttataatgcttatcaagttgcattaaatcatgctagaccaaatgttccaactccttcttcttcttctaattctcaatcatctaaaagaactgcgggagtaagagcacttagtgcttgggcggggtttaggggttctcaaggttctagtagtagtgatttttcacaactaaatgagcttgaagtttatctATCGCGggaaattgaggaagtgaatcccgacggctcctttaatcttttgcaatggtggaaggacaaagaaaaatactttccaatactttcaaggatggcccgagatattttaattATTCAAGTTTCAACAATGGCGTCgaagagcgctttcagtcaagcaagacttcaactcggtgattatagagcatctatgagggagagcttggaaaaatcagtactttccAGAGATTGGATCCATtcgaaaagaagaaattttggacttgctgaatcacaaccagaggaagACAAAGCTTACGAAGAactgctagctgaacttgcggaggatgttgcttcgtCCAACAATGGAAGCGGcaatgaccaagctacttttccgccaccaccaacggaaattcctccgaaccttgaaagatttatgaagtttgtaagagataccatataACTTGTATAAACAAaaaatagtatgtattatgtaacttgtattttttcacatcttgattagtttctttttcttctcaatggtggtattagcacatTGTTCTACTCATTCCATAGGggaaggaagactaagaaagatattgtcatattttttaatgctataataaaattacaagacattgctttgaatatatctttacaatatttttgtatttaaattttgaattaaaaagtttaagtcacaattctataataaaatttacaaggtattgccttagatattttttttacatctttttgtctctaatttcaattatatgtttttaaaatatatatatatatattagtcgTTGGGCCCACTTAACTCGTTTAGCCCGGACTCACTTAGCTCGTTTAGCGAGGGACCATGAATTTATGATCCTAGTCCCGGGCCGGTTCCTAGAAaaggaccgtttagcccgggaccatttggcccatttagTTAGGGAccagaccgggaccgtttggaccgacccacttggcccgtttatgGCCCGAACAGGCTCACATACCACCCCTACCTTAACTTATATCCCGTTTGGCAAAACTACAAAAATCAGCTTATTATGAGAAAtactttttctcaaaagtatttttttcaaaagtacttttggcaaggagcagtttgtgtttggctaatttattcgaaaagcacttctgagcagtaattagtgtttgatcaagcttttaaaaagtgtttttaagtgtatttttctcaaaagtatttttggagagaaattattttttctgcttctccaaaactgcttatgtttctgcttctactcaaaagcatttttttctctaataatttggccaaacacttcaatttTAGAAGAAAAgcactaaaaaaaatatttttggtttggagaagcttggccaaataggctaatAGTCATGTTTCATTTAAACACTCCTATTACATTTCAATTGTTtcacttaaatataatttttacaaTTCTAAACAAGCTTAAGTGCGTAAATGTTACTTGCCACTGACGTGACAATTAACACCACTAACAAAAAGACAAGTGAGCAAAGGGAAAAAATGGAAGAAGAAtgttttcttttttctatttattCATTTTCTTTCTCGTTTTCCATTTTTTTACTTAAGCTATCAATCATATTATCAGAAATTTTCATGGCCTGCTACAAAATTCCACCACTAATTGCAAAACCCATTTCTCACTTCTCCCCAAGAATGCTACCACCTAAATACTTTGAGAAAACAAAACCAGATCTGAATTGAAATTTAAGAACAGAACTGCCAGTGGAATCTCCAATAACCACATCAACCATCTATAGGTCAAAATCAACCAATTCACATCTATGAAATTCAAGAATAAAATTAAATGGGAATGAAAGCAGAATAAGATAACCTCAAAattcaaaattcgaaatttaaggTTTCGAACTCAAGTGGGTGTGTTCATAGAGCTTTTAAGTTTCAGCTTTATTCTTTAACtaatattatcaacaacaatatgcAATTTCTAGTTCGTGACAACCTTCCAATTGTTCGTGACGCACCACAAATCTGAAATCCttcaagttcaagatcaagaTCTTGAATCATCATTTGTGAGGAGAAGAATCAGAGGACTACAACTCTTTAGATTTGAGATATTCTAGAGATTGTAACCTCATCACTTGAAATCGAATATAAAATTTGTCGCTATATTTCTTGTCTTGGTTATTATTTTCAGGAACGAAATTTAGTTGTTACAAATTTTGTCACGCCCGGTGGGAagatctctacctctcatctcttgTCAACTCTCAATATTCGGCATCATTAAGATGGTTCCAAAGAAGATCAACCCAAAAGTTGTTGACTCTAAGTTTTCTTCTAACGTTGAAAGTATCTTGAGCGCTACTATAGGGAATCTTGGGCCAGTCACACAAAGCAAGGCAAGCATTTTGGGACAACAAGCATTCAACGTCGTCTACTCCAATGCATGTTTTGAGATCTTCATCATTCGGAGAACAAAGCTTATTTGCTAGCCAATCAGAAGGAGGAGATAATATCGCAGAAGTTGTGGAGAAGGTTTTTTCTCAACTTACTTTATACAATACCAAGAGTTCGCTTACCCAACCTGATGATGAAGTTTTAAGTGTTTGATCTACGCCAATATCACTACATGACATGTTCCAAATTGAGTTCAATCTATGGGAAGATCCCAATTACTCTTCATCGTCTGCAATAATAATGGAGACAATGATGACTATCACTTCGACAATGGAGGAGCAACTAGCAAATATGACAAAGGCGATTGGGGGGTTAACAAAGTATGCTCAAGATCAAGATGTATGTATCGTAAAATTGACAGGCATAGTTGAAAGCATGATGGATGGAGAATCAATACATGCACCTAGAAAGCTCCTCGAAGTCCACGAGAAGGTTGATCCTCCAACAAAACAAGTTTCATCTGCCAAAGAACTTCATGTTTCCTCCGAAGGATCAATTCCCATCGAACAATTGAAAGAATTCATCATGGGAACTATTAAGGATAATTATGAGGTCGCCGTAAAGTCTTCTCCCACATACGCAAAGCCGTATATTGAAATAATCGATAGCTTGAAGATGTCTGATGGTTATCAACCTCCCAAATTTCAGCAGTTCGACGGCAAGGAAAATGCAAAGCAATTTATGGTGCACTCTgttgagacatgcaacaatgTAGGGGATTATGGAGATTACCTTTGCAAGTTGTTCGTCCACTCACTAAAGGGGAATGATTTTTATTGGTACATCGACCTCGAGGCTAGATCCATTGATAGTTGGGATCAACTGGAGCAAGAATTTCTCAACCGCTTTTATAGCACAAGGCGTACTATAACCATGGTGGAACTTACTCAACACTCGCCAACGAAAAGAtgaaccagttatcgactttatcagtcgatggaggaatgcaagcctcaaccGCAAAGATAGGCTAAGTGAAGCTtctggcatagagatgtgcatccaaggtGGGGACTTCGTTACATCTTGAAAGGAATTAAGCCTTggacatttgaagaacttgccaCCCGCACTCATGATATGGAGTTGAGCATAGCCTATACGGAAAATGAAGGGTTGCCTATCTACGAACCTCGCAAAGGAAGGGACATAGAAGAAGTCAAGAAATGGAGAAAGTTCGTACCAAAAAATGAAAGCAAAGAATCTATACtacgaaggtgagcaagaagcagagtatgaaaaCAACTTCCTCTCAAGACAATGCAAatcaaaagttgactttcaaggAGATTCTAGAAAAGGAGTACCCATTTCTATAGACTCTGACGTGCCTGCAATATTTAAAGAACTCTTCGAGCTAAAGCTTATTGAGCTACAAGATACGAAGCAGTCAGATGAAGCTGAAAAAATCAATAACCTGaattactgcaaataccatcgGCTTGTAGGTCACCCTCTTGATAAGTGCTTTGTCTTTAAAGACAAAGTTATGGATTTAGCCCGTCAAAAGAAAATGGAGCTTGAAGATGAAAAGGCTAGCACAAACCATGTGTCTATTGCCTTTGGATCATTCGATCCAACTGAGATATGCACATGTGAAGgaataaagatgaagaattattAGAGGATGACAAAGTCCAAGTCGATCAACCTGATGAATAAGGTTGGACCCTGGTGACTCGTCGAAGACGCCGTAAATTGAGTCCTCAAAAAAGATCCACTAAGCAACCTATAAGGAATAAGATGGTAAGAAGGTCGAAGAAGCAACAAATGGTTAAGCACCCAAAGAAGGTAAGGATAGAGACACACCATCACCAAAAGCCACGCCACCCGGTGACTTTGGTAGAATTCTTGCCGAGTTGGTTTCGCATGAGGATTTCTGATGACAATTGCAAGGTCTTGTGTTGTAATGCTgataaagaagaagaggaaaagaatgAAGTCATATCAACAACGTCTCCATCACCGTATAAAAGTCTTATTGCGTCCCCATTTCAAGAAACAGATGTCTATAATGCAAAAATCACATTCACTGAAGACGATCTCCTACTTGGTGAGATAAAACACAATAACCCTTTGTTTATGGTAGGTTATGTGCTCGAGCGAAGcataaatagaattttgataGATGACGGATCTGGATTTAATATTCTTCCTATTCTCACAATGAAAGAACTTGGCATCTCAActaaagaaaattttgaaatccgTATAATGATTCAAGGATTAAATCAAGGAGGCCAAAGGGCCATTGGTGCTATCAAATTGGAAATCACCATGGGAGATATGCATTCAAGTGCATAGATGCATGTGATTGacgcaaagacttcatacaattTGTCACTTGGTAGGTCGTGGATACAAGAGAACAAAGTTATCCCATCAACTTACTATCAGCTTTTTAAGTATAATAAAGATGGAGTCGAAAAGAATCTAGTTGCTAACGATAATCATTTCACTGAAGCCGAGACATATTTCGttgatgcaaagttctacttgaagaactACATTATGAAGTGAGTAAAAGTTGATGACATCACGGAGGCCAAAGGTGATAATATCACGTCCAAAAGGGTTGAAGTAGCTTCTGGTGAAGATAAAGTTATAATAGGAGCATACCAAGTTCAGAAAGCTCACAAAAATAATGTTGCAACTTTAGGCTAGAATATAGTTCCTTTATTTCGCTACAACCCAAAAATGAATAAAGATGAAGGAGAATCATCGAGCCTCCAAAAAGATGCGCTAAAAGAATTAACCCTTCCTATCAAGCATATTGATACCATAAAGTTATCTTCAAAGCTACTCGAAAAGCTTGTGGCCCTAACATGCCTCAAAATAAGGCACTCCCCACAATGTGCACAAGTGAAGGTTTTGATCTGAATGTTTATAAGTCATTCGCAAAGGTTGGATATGA contains:
- the LOC104100241 gene encoding uncharacterized protein, which translates into the protein MAEEGHKVSLNVYDLSQGLARQLSTTFLGKAIEGIWHTGVVVYGHEYYFGGGIQHAPAGTTPYGTPIRVVDLGITHVPKDVFEMYLQEISPRYTAETYSLLTHNCNNFSNEVAQFLVGATIPDDILNLPNEVMNSPMGALIMPMIQQLESTLRANAVPQAPQFRPPTVASASQPMVSGGKSQVGEDKSGSVVKPAKREEKPAGEQEKTPANTAVRDPLGDSRSKVQEEITREFAAIMATGTLRASEAAALATKRVMQRYGHTTAALN